CGATCTGCGCGGCCCGGTCAGCCAGCCCCTGCACGCCGGGCACGCTCTCCGCGTCCTGGACGCCATCGGACGCTGCGGCGGCCAGCGGGTGGAACGTGTGTGCCGCTATCTGACGTCGGTCTCCACCGCGGACGGCGCCCTGCCGGCGATCCACCCCAGCCAGCGCGGCTACCCCACGGCTCCCTTCATCCCGATCGTGGACGACCCGCCCAGCGAACTCCTCGCCACCGGCCCGGTCGTCGGCCTGCTGCACCGCAACGAGGTGTGGCACGCCTGGCTGTTCCGCGCCACGGACTTCTGCTGGCACGCGGTCGAGTCCCTGCGGCAGTCGCATCCGTACGAGGTCCAGGCGGCCGTGGCCTTCCTGGACTCCGCTCCCGACCGCCCGCGCGCGGAGGCGGCCGCGGACCGGCTGGGCCGCCTGGTGCGCGAGACCCGCCTCGCGGTCCTGGAGCCGGAGCGCCTCGACACCCACCCGGTCTCTCCCGGCTACGCCCCGGGCGAGCACCACTTCCCGCACGACTACGCCAGGACGCCGTACTCGCTCGCGCGCGCGTGGTTCACGGACGAGGAGATGGAGCGCTCCCTGGACTTCCTGGCGGCCGCCCAACAGGAGGACGGCGGCTGGCCCGTCCGCTGGCGCCAATGGGCGCCAGGCTCCGCTCTGGAAGCCCGCCCGGTGGTCACGATCGAGGCACTGCGCACCCTCAGGGCGTACGGCCGCTCGATCGGCTAGGCGCTCACCCGCCCATGGCCCGCACGCCGGCCGTCACCACCACGGCCGCCGCGACGACGAGCAGGAACGGCGCACGCAGCACAAGCGCCACCGCCGCCGCGGCCACCCCCGCGAGCCTGGCGTCCAGGACCAGCTCACGCCCGTCGGCGAAGGTCTGCTGGGCCGTGAGAGCGGCCAGCAAGGCAACCGGCAGCAGCGCGGCCAGCCGCTTCACCAGCGGCCGCTCCAGAGCACCCGCGGGAACAAGCAGCCCGACCAGCTTGACGACGTAACAGCCCACGGCCGTGACACCGATCGCGATCCAGACGTTCATCGCTCCCCCCGCCGACCCTGCCGACGGCCCTCGGCCCACAACACCACGGGAGCCGCGAGAGCGGCCGCCAGCACCGGCACCCCGGCGGGCAGCACGGGCAGCAGCCCGAGCCCCAGCAGCACGGCGAGCCCGGCGACGGCACGCTCGGTGCCGCTCTTCAGCATCGGCGCGAGCAATGCCAGGAAAACAGCGGGCCCGGCGGCATCAAGCCCCCAGGCATCGGTGTCCCCGATGGCCTCGGCCCCCAGCGCGCCCAGCAAAGTAGTGAGATTCCACAGCACATAGAGACTCAGCCCCGTGACCGCGAACCCGATCCGCACGCTCCGCCGCCCCCGCTGAGCCAAGGCGACAGCCGCCGTCTCGTCGATGACCCACTGAGCGGCAAACGGCCGCACCGCGCGCGGCAGAGCCAGCAACTGCGACAGACGAAGCCCGTAGAAGGCGTTGCGCACACCGAGGAAGAACGCCCCCGCGGCCGCGGTCAGCGGATTGCCCCCGGCGGCCAGCGCCCCCACAAGGGCGAACTGAGAGGCCCCGGTGAACACCAGAAGGCTGAGCGCACACGTCTGCATCACCGTGAGCCCACTGCCCGCCGAGGTCACCCCGAAGGCGAACCCGGACAGTCCCACGGCGACCCCGACTCCGAGGGCGTCCCGTACGACGGCGGCGTCCGCCTTCCGCCCGCCACCGGCGGGTATGTCTACGAAAGCTGTCTGTTCTCCCACACGTCGGACGCTAGACGAGGCCCCGTCCGGACGTCTTGTACGTTCTTGCGCTCACGCTGGTACGCCCCGGGCGGCACCCCGACGATCCGAGCGAAATGCCGATTCAGATGCGGCTGATCACTGAACCCCACGGCGACGGCGGCCTCCCCCGGCGACGTACCACCGTCCAGCAACAGCCGGGCCCGCCGCACGCGCGCGTCGGTGAGCCAGGCGTGCGGCGGCATCCCGTACACATCCCGAAAGGCCCGCAACAACGCGAACGACCCGACCCCGAGCTCGTGGGCC
This DNA window, taken from Streptomyces sp. NBC_00663, encodes the following:
- a CDS encoding AzlC family ABC transporter permease, with protein sequence MGEQTAFVDIPAGGGRKADAAVVRDALGVGVAVGLSGFAFGVTSAGSGLTVMQTCALSLLVFTGASQFALVGALAAGGNPLTAAAGAFFLGVRNAFYGLRLSQLLALPRAVRPFAAQWVIDETAAVALAQRGRRSVRIGFAVTGLSLYVLWNLTTLLGALGAEAIGDTDAWGLDAAGPAVFLALLAPMLKSGTERAVAGLAVLLGLGLLPVLPAGVPVLAAALAAPVVLWAEGRRQGRRGER
- a CDS encoding AzlD domain-containing protein, whose translation is MNVWIAIGVTAVGCYVVKLVGLLVPAGALERPLVKRLAALLPVALLAALTAQQTFADGRELVLDARLAGVAAAAVALVLRAPFLLVVAAAVVVTAGVRAMGG